The Muntiacus reevesi chromosome 5, mMunRee1.1, whole genome shotgun sequence genome segment TTTTGGACCCACTTTGTTTCATTCCTACCCCAGAGCCTTTAGCTCTACCCCGCTCTTTCCCTTATCCCTGCCTTTTCTTGCCAGAAAGACTGGGAAATGAGCCGTCTTTGTAAACCTATGTCACTGGTGACTATGTGTCTGACTTTGGTCTAAATCTGACCTAAAGTCTTAAATTGGCAAAATATCAAGACCTGAGTCCATTCTTTCACCTGGAGAGGGGGGAGTGGGGATGACTCAGGGCCTTAAGGCAGGGCTGTCTCTTCTACCCAGTGGCATCCCAAGCATGTTGCCGCATACTTTTGATAGGTCTTATTGAATACCTGAAACAAAGATCTTACCATTTATAAGATCCATAATACAGAAGAGCTGATTGACTTGGTTGTCACTGAAACATTCTAGCCCTTCAGGGATGCTGCTTCCCAGACCTTCAATACTTGGGAGGCTAGGAGgagcccccccaccaccaccaaatttTACAGGGTGATTGCTTCAGGGATTTGATGATTCCCCCACATACCCACATTCACCCACTACCACCACCAAAGTATTTGAGCACATCAGTTGAATTAGGGCCCCAGTGTGATGAGTTCCAGCTCAGGAAGGAGAAATGGCCCATCCTCACACACACGAAGGTGGCTGTGGAAGGGATCCCTCAGCCAGGCCGAGAAGCAGGTGGAGGCGTTCCTGGCCGGTGGTGGTAAGGCCCGGAGGAGAAGAGCATCATTAATTATGGACTCATCTCGTGCCCTCCTCTTCCCACAGACCTTGGCGCAGATAATGTGGGCCATCTCGTCAGCCGTCTGCGTGGCCTTCTTCGTGCTGTCTGGGATCGTTGCTCAGTTGCTGAACACCTTGGGGCTAGAAGGTGAGTGGCAGAGAACTGGTTAGGTCAGCTGGAGCTTAGCGTGTCACTTCCTGTTTGTGAGAGTTTATCTTTTCAAGGTCTAAACTTTTCCCTAGCTATTTAACTCCTCCCAGGTCTCCCCAGAGGCACGCCTAAGAGCAGGCTACTAACTGTGGCATCGTGCTAAGCCATAGCGTCTCTTCTAACCAGTACCCACAGAGGCTCACTCCCATTTCATAAATGCAACAGACTCAACCAAGGGAAGGAGTCTGCCCACAGTCCAGCTGGACCCGATGCTGGGATTTAAGCTCCATGACCCAAGGGGAAAGGATTTTTCCTTGGCTAAGGGGGTTTGGCTCTTCCCCTTTTAATTGGTCCTTGAGAGCACTCCCCACTCCCTTCACCGTGCCAGCGTGGCTGATTCTATAACTCTCTCCCCTTCCAGGAGATCACCTCACCCAGGGCCTGCAGCTCACCCCCAGCCAAGTCCAGACGTTCCTGCTGTGGGGAGCGGGCGCCCTGGTTGCCTACTGGCTGCTGTCACTACTCCTCGGCTTGGTCTTGGCCTTGCTGGGGCGGATCCTGTGGGGCCTGAAGCTTGCCCTCTTCCTGGCCGCCTTTGTGGCCCTGGTGAGGTCCGTGCCCGACCCCTCCACCCGGGCGCTGCTCCTGCTCGCCTTGCTGACCCTCTACGCCCTGCTGAGCCGGCTCACTGGCACCCGGGCCTCAGGGGCCCAGCTGGAGGCCAAGGTACGGGGGCTGGAACGCCAGGTGGAGGAGCTGCGCTGGCGGCAGAGGCGAGCAGTCAAGGGGCCCCGGAACGTGGAGGAGGAGTGAGAGGGTCGCCGGATGCCGCCCCCTGCATCATACCAAAGAGCCAAGCTGCTTCTGGGTCGCACAACCCTCCTTCCAGCCCCTTGCCCCTTTCTCGCCCTGTCTCTGAACCTTTCAGACCTTTCTCTCTGCAGTCCCCTCAGCCGAGAGAGGAAGACCATCCCCCGACTTGTCCCCAGGGGCCCTGTCCTCTGAGGTTCTCTTGTCTGGGCTTGGTTCTCCCCACTCTTTCTCTGCTCCCAGCCTGCCTTAGCAGGACAGGCGGTTGGCGGGGGGCTCCTGCCAGCTTCTGCACCCACTCTCAGCAAACACCCCATTACTGCCGATGGCCTCCATGACTCAGCCACGACTTGCCTTCCTCCAGTGCTCTTTCCCTCCTGTCCTTCTCTACCTCTCCCTTTGCCAAGTCCCCTGCTTCCATCCTTGTTTGTCTTCTCCTCCTAGCCCTGTACTCCAACCAAACCCCAGTCCCTAAATGCGTGCTCCTGTCCCTTTCACTGCCCggtggggggttggggagaggcAGGGCCCATGGAGCCTGAGGGCAAACAGAAGTGGGGAAGTTCCCACCTGGGGCCTGGGCTGAAACATACCTTGAGTCTGTTACAAGTGCCTTAATCCGAGCCAGCGGGGTTCTCCGTTTGCCTGCTGCTGCCATACTGTATGTAAGAAACTGCCCTGTGGCTGCTTTGTGTCAAGAGGAAAGTGGTTCCTCTCGGATTCTTGATTTCCCTTCAGCCAGAGCAAAAGATGACTGCTTTATAGGCTTGTGCCTGCAAGTAGGACCCTGCGATGGCCGTGAGCTCCCCTGTGGGGGTTTCAGAGGCCCCGAAGGAGGAAGGAGTACTCATCTTCCTGTCTGCACAGCTCCAGGCGGTTCTCCATCTCTCCGTCACTGCCACCAAGGAGTCGCCGATCAGTGGCCCAGGAGGAGTGCAACACAGACAGCAGAGATGTACCACACAGCCCCTTCTCATGCTCTGCAGCTGAGATGTCcccagtggggggcggggggaggggcacTCATTTTTCCTCCAAGGCTCTGGTAGAGGTGGGTGACCTCTGCCAGGCCCTGCACACGATGTGAAGAGTAAAGAAATGCCCAGTTCTTACTGTTGAGGTTGAAATGGAATCACAGCtgcagtgatatatatatatatatttttattggcgCTTGGTTGGTTTTAAATAAAGTGCACGCTATTTTATTATCTCTTTCCGGATAAAATGTATTTGCTAAAAGTCTGGCTTGCCTTGATTGCTCCCTCTCCAGCTAAACCCATTTCTGCGGAGCTGCTGTTTCTCCCTGCAGGTGCCAAATAGGGAGAAAGGGAGTGAGGAAGAAAGCTGGTACCAGGGATCCTTCCCTCCTGGGCTGT includes the following:
- the TMEM109 gene encoding voltage-gated monoatomic cation channel TMEM109; the encoded protein is MAGSGSSSPWGKHLIKVVLMVLVALLLLHSASSQSHRDFVTPGQQKREAPVDLLSQIGRSVRGTLDASIGAETMNLVSETLAQIMWAISSAVCVAFFVLSGIVAQLLNTLGLEGDHLTQGLQLTPSQVQTFLLWGAGALVAYWLLSLLLGLVLALLGRILWGLKLALFLAAFVALVRSVPDPSTRALLLLALLTLYALLSRLTGTRASGAQLEAKVRGLERQVEELRWRQRRAVKGPRNVEEE